From Levilactobacillus zymae, a single genomic window includes:
- a CDS encoding L-lactate dehydrogenase — protein sequence MKNLTTKNHQKVVLVGDGAVGSSYAYSMMNQGIAEEFVIVDVIKERTEGDALDLEDAQVFTAPKKVYSGDYSDAKDADVVVITAGAPQKPGETRLDLVNKNLKILSSIVKPIVDSGFDGIFVVAANPVDILTYATWKFSGFPKEKVIGSGTSLDTARLRVALAKKLDVDPRDVNAYIMGEHGDSEFAAYDEASVAGKPLKTIAKEKGISDDDLAKIEDQTRNKAYEIINRKGATFYGVATCLMRITRAILRDENAVLPIGAALNGEYGLNDIFIGTPAIINADGLAGVVELPLSAKEKDLMAKSAETLKKVTADGLANLNK from the coding sequence ATGAAGAATTTGACTACTAAGAATCATCAAAAAGTTGTTTTAGTCGGTGACGGTGCCGTTGGCTCGTCTTACGCCTACTCAATGATGAACCAAGGTATTGCCGAAGAATTCGTAATTGTGGATGTTATTAAGGAACGGACTGAAGGAGACGCTTTAGACCTTGAAGATGCTCAAGTCTTCACGGCCCCAAAGAAGGTCTACTCCGGTGACTACTCCGACGCCAAGGATGCTGACGTAGTTGTCATCACCGCTGGTGCCCCACAAAAGCCAGGCGAAACGCGGTTAGACTTAGTGAACAAGAACTTAAAGATCTTGTCTTCCATCGTTAAACCAATCGTCGACTCCGGTTTCGATGGGATCTTCGTCGTTGCTGCTAACCCAGTAGACATCTTGACCTACGCTACTTGGAAGTTCTCAGGCTTCCCTAAGGAAAAGGTCATTGGTTCCGGGACTTCTCTGGACACGGCCCGCTTACGGGTAGCTTTAGCTAAGAAGTTGGACGTGGATCCTCGTGACGTGAACGCCTACATCATGGGCGAACACGGTGACTCCGAATTCGCCGCTTACGACGAAGCCTCAGTTGCCGGCAAGCCTTTGAAGACGATTGCTAAGGAAAAGGGCATCTCCGACGACGACTTAGCCAAGATCGAAGACCAGACGCGGAACAAGGCCTATGAAATCATCAACCGTAAGGGCGCAACCTTCTACGGTGTGGCGACCTGCTTAATGCGGATCACGCGGGCCATCTTACGTGATGAAAACGCCGTATTGCCTATCGGGGCTGCTTTAAACGGTGAATATGGCTTGAACGATATCTTTATCGGTACCCCTGCTATCATCAACGCCGACGGTTTAGCCGGAGTGGTTGAATTACCACTTTCTGCTAAAGAAAAGGACTTAATGGCCAAATCCGCCGAAACTTTGAAGAAAGTTACGGCCGACGGTTTAGCTAACTTAAACAAGTAA
- the pth gene encoding aminoacyl-tRNA hydrolase: MKMIVGLGNIGPQYDNTRHNTGFMVVDAFAQAHQIALTTRKMDARYGTGIINGEKVMIVKPTTFMNESGRAVHPLMQYYKVAIEDLIVVQDDMDLPLGRIRLRDHGSAGGHNGIKSLIAHVGTQNFARIKVGIAHPQQHTVVDYVLGRFTADQQPVFNQASDHAVAALEDWVAGMDFAQLMNRYN, from the coding sequence ATGAAAATGATTGTTGGTTTGGGAAACATTGGCCCCCAATACGATAACACCCGGCACAACACCGGCTTCATGGTGGTAGATGCTTTTGCGCAGGCTCACCAGATTGCTTTAACGACTCGTAAGATGGATGCCCGTTACGGAACGGGCATCATCAACGGCGAGAAGGTCATGATTGTGAAACCAACGACGTTTATGAACGAATCCGGGCGAGCCGTCCATCCCTTGATGCAGTATTACAAGGTGGCCATCGAAGATTTAATCGTGGTGCAAGATGACATGGACTTACCGTTGGGGCGCATCCGGCTACGGGACCACGGCTCCGCGGGGGGGCACAATGGCATCAAGAGCCTGATTGCCCACGTGGGGACCCAGAATTTCGCCCGGATTAAGGTCGGCATTGCCCACCCCCAACAACATACCGTGGTGGACTACGTGCTGGGGCGCTTTACGGCGGACCAACAACCGGTCTTTAACCAAGCGAGTGATCACGCGGTCGCCGCATTGGAAGACTGGGTCGCTGGGATGGACTTTGCCCAATTGATGAACCGATACAATTAA
- the mfd gene encoding transcription-repair coupling factor, which translates to MNLEGFLTQTAPYASIRQTIAPGQRQLVTGLNGSAETLLIASLLHDQHRSLIYVTDTLYHAGQLVDDLANLLTEDELYEFPVEELLAAEVATSSPEYRADRIAALRALQSDRPVVVVTALSGLRRFLPDPQNFAAARFAVKVGDEFDLEQLQKKLFAMGYTHQKLVAAPGDFAVRGSIVDIYPLAADYPVRVDFFDTEVDSLRYFDPATQRSVENIDQVEVLPATDFILTADERQAGAAKLTQELATQTATLATEDAETLTNQVQPLIDGLQKGSVDPQLMEFADYLFPAHHQVLDYLDAAGTVLFGDYARLQDGERQLLEDEANWATDKLAHHQIFANQIFGGELRPIVRDDPHAQIMLSLFQKGMGNLRFAAITNVTTRAMQQFFSQLPVMKTEIDRWHKQGQTVILLVQDEERLAKIEKTLDDFEIQVVLTKRENLQPGLTQLVPERLQTGFELPEAKLVVITEAEMFQKITKKRPRRQSMANAERLKSYTDLKPGDYVVHVNHGIGKFIGMQTLTVDGVHQDYMTIDYQDNAQLFIPVTQLNLIQKYVSSEDKKPRINKLGGSEWAKTKRKVAAKIEDIADELVDLYAKRAAEKGYAFPADDSLQEDFDNSFPYAETPDQLRSINEVKHDMEKPRPMDRLLVGDVGYGKTEVALRAAFKAVEAGKQVAFLVPTTILAQQHYDTMVNRFEGYPITVEMFSRFRTTKQIHQSIKDLEDGQLDIVVGTHRLLSKDVKFKNLGLVLVDEEQRFGVKHKERLKQLKANVDVLTLTATPIPRTLHMSMLGVRDLSVIETPPANRFPIQTYVMEQNAGAIQDGIRREMQRGGQVFYLHNRVDDIEKTVSQLQALVLEAQIGYIHGQMTEAQLEGVLFDFLRGEYDVLVTTTIIETGIDIPNANTLFVENADRMGLSQLYQLRGRIGRSNRVAYAYFTYQPNKVLTEVSEKRLEAIKDFTELGSGFKIAMRDLSIRGAGNLLGKQQHGFINSVGYDLYTQMLSDAVAKKRGRHTQPKTDTTVELGVEAYLPSDYIEDEQQKIEMYKRIRQLASDDEVAEIQADLIDRFGDYPAAVGQLLTIGQLKLAADLALVDKIRRVNGDIFVTISKQGTDILGGEDVFKALAATKLKATVTINADRLHIKLVIQPKMTVDDWLPQLRQFIAALRDIVVPITAPQGSADQTSTD; encoded by the coding sequence GTGAACTTAGAAGGATTTTTGACCCAAACGGCGCCTTACGCGTCCATTCGCCAAACGATTGCGCCGGGCCAGCGGCAACTGGTGACCGGCCTCAACGGTTCGGCCGAAACACTCCTCATTGCCAGCCTCCTTCACGATCAACACCGCTCACTGATCTACGTGACGGATACCCTGTACCACGCGGGGCAGCTGGTCGATGATCTCGCCAATCTCCTGACGGAGGATGAATTATACGAATTTCCGGTTGAGGAACTCCTGGCTGCTGAGGTGGCGACCAGCTCGCCGGAATACCGGGCAGATCGGATTGCGGCCTTACGCGCCCTGCAAAGCGATCGGCCCGTGGTCGTGGTCACGGCGCTGTCTGGGTTACGGCGGTTCTTACCGGATCCCCAGAACTTTGCGGCGGCCCGGTTCGCCGTGAAGGTGGGCGACGAATTTGATTTAGAGCAGCTGCAGAAGAAACTTTTTGCGATGGGCTATACCCATCAGAAGCTGGTCGCGGCCCCCGGGGACTTTGCGGTTCGCGGGTCAATTGTCGATATTTACCCGCTCGCGGCGGATTATCCAGTCAGAGTGGACTTTTTCGATACCGAGGTGGATTCCTTACGGTACTTCGATCCGGCGACGCAACGCAGTGTGGAAAATATCGACCAGGTCGAGGTACTGCCCGCAACCGACTTTATTTTAACGGCCGACGAACGACAGGCAGGGGCCGCTAAGCTCACGCAGGAACTGGCAACCCAGACGGCGACGTTGGCGACCGAAGATGCTGAGACGTTGACTAATCAGGTGCAACCCTTGATCGATGGCCTGCAGAAGGGATCGGTGGATCCTCAACTGATGGAGTTTGCCGATTACCTGTTCCCGGCCCATCACCAGGTATTAGACTACCTGGACGCGGCCGGCACAGTGCTCTTTGGCGACTACGCGCGGCTCCAAGACGGCGAACGTCAGCTCCTAGAAGACGAGGCCAACTGGGCAACCGATAAGTTGGCCCACCACCAAATTTTTGCGAATCAAATCTTTGGGGGAGAGTTGCGGCCCATCGTGCGTGATGATCCACACGCCCAGATTATGTTGTCTCTGTTCCAGAAGGGGATGGGGAACTTACGATTTGCCGCGATCACCAACGTGACGACCCGCGCGATGCAGCAGTTCTTCAGTCAGTTACCCGTGATGAAGACCGAAATCGATCGTTGGCATAAGCAGGGCCAAACGGTGATTTTGTTGGTCCAAGACGAGGAACGGTTAGCGAAGATCGAAAAGACGCTTGACGATTTCGAGATTCAGGTCGTCCTGACCAAGCGCGAAAACCTGCAACCAGGATTAACGCAATTGGTCCCGGAACGCTTGCAGACGGGGTTTGAACTCCCCGAAGCCAAGTTGGTGGTGATTACCGAAGCCGAAATGTTCCAGAAGATCACCAAGAAGCGGCCGCGGCGCCAGAGCATGGCTAATGCCGAGCGCTTAAAGAGTTATACCGATTTAAAGCCCGGCGACTACGTGGTGCACGTTAACCACGGGATTGGGAAATTCATCGGGATGCAGACCTTAACGGTGGATGGCGTGCACCAAGACTACATGACCATCGATTATCAGGATAACGCGCAGTTGTTTATTCCGGTTACCCAGTTAAACCTGATTCAAAAGTACGTGTCATCTGAAGACAAAAAGCCGCGCATCAACAAACTCGGCGGGTCCGAATGGGCCAAGACCAAGCGTAAAGTGGCGGCTAAGATTGAAGATATCGCCGACGAATTGGTCGACTTGTACGCTAAACGGGCGGCTGAGAAGGGGTACGCCTTTCCCGCCGACGATAGTTTACAGGAAGACTTCGATAACAGCTTTCCGTACGCCGAGACGCCGGACCAGTTGCGCTCCATCAACGAAGTGAAGCACGACATGGAAAAGCCCCGGCCGATGGACCGCTTGTTAGTCGGTGACGTGGGTTATGGGAAGACCGAAGTGGCGTTACGGGCGGCCTTTAAGGCGGTTGAAGCCGGTAAACAGGTGGCCTTCTTGGTCCCAACGACCATCCTGGCACAACAACACTACGACACCATGGTTAACCGGTTTGAGGGCTATCCCATCACCGTCGAGATGTTCTCGCGGTTCCGGACCACCAAGCAGATTCACCAGTCGATTAAGGACCTCGAGGACGGCCAGTTAGACATCGTGGTCGGCACCCACCGGTTGTTGTCCAAGGACGTGAAGTTCAAGAACCTGGGCCTGGTCCTGGTTGATGAGGAACAACGCTTTGGCGTCAAGCACAAGGAACGCTTGAAGCAGTTAAAGGCCAACGTCGACGTCTTGACGCTGACGGCTACGCCGATTCCGCGGACCCTCCACATGTCGATGCTGGGCGTCCGGGACCTCTCGGTGATCGAAACGCCGCCGGCTAACCGCTTCCCGATTCAAACCTACGTGATGGAGCAAAACGCGGGGGCCATTCAGGATGGCATTCGGCGAGAAATGCAACGGGGCGGCCAGGTCTTTTACCTGCATAACCGGGTGGACGACATCGAAAAAACGGTTAGTCAGTTGCAAGCTTTGGTTCTCGAAGCCCAGATTGGCTACATCCATGGGCAGATGACCGAGGCCCAACTCGAAGGGGTCTTGTTTGACTTCTTGCGTGGCGAATACGATGTGCTGGTCACCACGACCATCATCGAAACGGGGATCGATATTCCTAACGCCAACACCCTGTTCGTGGAAAATGCCGACCGGATGGGGTTGTCACAACTGTATCAATTGCGGGGCCGAATCGGGCGAAGCAACCGGGTGGCCTACGCGTACTTCACTTACCAACCCAATAAGGTGCTGACCGAGGTCAGTGAGAAGCGGTTGGAAGCCATCAAGGACTTTACCGAGTTGGGATCGGGCTTCAAGATCGCCATGCGCGACCTCTCCATTCGGGGGGCCGGGAATCTGTTGGGGAAGCAGCAACACGGGTTTATCAACTCCGTGGGGTACGACCTTTACACGCAGATGCTTAGCGACGCCGTGGCCAAGAAGCGCGGGCGGCACACCCAACCCAAGACCGATACGACCGTGGAACTGGGCGTGGAAGCGTATCTGCCGAGTGACTACATTGAAGACGAGCAACAGAAGATTGAGATGTATAAGCGGATTCGTCAGCTAGCAAGTGATGACGAAGTGGCGGAGATTCAGGCCGACCTGATCGATCGGTTTGGCGACTACCCGGCTGCAGTCGGCCAGCTTTTAACGATTGGTCAGCTGAAGTTGGCTGCGGACTTGGCGTTAGTCGACAAGATTCGGCGGGTTAACGGCGACATCTTCGTGACCATCTCCAAGCAGGGCACCGATATCCTGGGTGGCGAGGACGTTTTCAAGGCGTTGGCCGCCACTAAATTGAAGGCCACGGTTACCATCAACGCGGATCGCTTGCACATTAAGCTGGTGATTCAACCTAAAATGACGGTTGATGATTGGCTACCGCAACTACGACAATTCATTGCCGCGTTGCGCGATATCGTGGTACCAATTACGGCGCCCCAAGGTTCGGCGGACCAGACGTCTACCGATTAA
- a CDS encoding polysaccharide biosynthesis protein, producing the protein MGHHNVNTTLRGALVLSIAAFIAKVLSAVYRVPFQNLVGNTGFYVYQQVYPLYGIGMTFALSGLPVFISKLVADAPDLPSQQQVARQVYHWTWGIALVIFGGLQVGAPGLARGMGDAQLTSLIRMVAWMFLLMPDLSVNRGYHQGRFQMLPTARSQVVEQTVRVVVILTVAVLATRQGWSDYQMGTWAMSSGAVAAIAAWMILPSWRQPINGPVTRLPHVGQRLLIEGGTLCLLTAMMVLLQLVDSFTVKKGLVAGGLSNLAAKDLKGVYDRAQPLVQLGLVVAVAFATSLLPALTAAVNRGRLREFKRLATTMMRIALVIAAAATAGLVSLMPWVDRLLFGNAQGAWMLAVYMLSIVFATLIQTYNSVLQSRDQYRLTVVALLSGLAVKASGNHWAVVTFGGMGASALTVISLGVMALILWFGSAATLRSGIWTWSFSGKLLSCLVVMTLGVRGLVRVFQWGWPAVYTSRLAVGAALIVVIGAGVCLFLGMALSCRLLTVREWLTLPHAARLLRFWQKISQHGGK; encoded by the coding sequence ATGGGGCACCATAACGTCAATACCACCCTGCGCGGTGCGTTAGTCCTGTCGATTGCGGCCTTCATTGCCAAGGTTCTAAGCGCCGTCTACCGGGTGCCGTTTCAAAACCTGGTCGGGAATACGGGCTTTTATGTGTACCAACAAGTGTATCCGCTCTATGGCATCGGCATGACCTTTGCGTTGAGCGGATTACCCGTGTTTATTTCTAAGTTAGTGGCGGATGCGCCCGATTTGCCCAGCCAACAGCAGGTGGCCCGGCAGGTTTACCATTGGACCTGGGGAATTGCCCTGGTGATCTTTGGGGGCCTGCAGGTGGGGGCTCCCGGGCTGGCACGGGGAATGGGGGATGCACAGCTGACATCCTTGATCCGGATGGTGGCGTGGATGTTCCTATTGATGCCCGATCTGTCCGTCAACCGGGGGTACCATCAGGGACGCTTTCAGATGCTACCCACGGCCCGTTCGCAGGTCGTTGAACAGACCGTTCGGGTGGTTGTCATCCTGACGGTAGCGGTACTGGCGACCCGGCAGGGCTGGTCCGACTATCAAATGGGAACCTGGGCCATGAGTAGTGGTGCGGTAGCGGCGATAGCGGCCTGGATGATCTTACCCAGCTGGCGGCAACCGATCAACGGACCCGTGACCCGTTTGCCTCACGTGGGCCAGCGGCTCTTGATTGAAGGGGGGACCCTGTGCCTACTGACCGCCATGATGGTGCTACTCCAACTGGTAGATTCATTTACCGTGAAGAAGGGGTTGGTAGCCGGTGGGTTATCGAACCTGGCGGCTAAGGACCTTAAGGGGGTCTATGACCGCGCCCAGCCCTTGGTCCAATTAGGCTTAGTGGTGGCGGTGGCCTTCGCCACGTCCTTACTACCGGCGTTAACGGCGGCAGTGAACCGGGGGCGGTTACGCGAGTTCAAACGCTTGGCCACCACCATGATGCGCATTGCGTTGGTGATTGCGGCGGCGGCCACTGCGGGACTGGTGAGCTTGATGCCCTGGGTCGACCGCTTACTGTTCGGCAACGCGCAGGGCGCCTGGATGCTAGCGGTGTATATGCTGAGCATTGTCTTCGCGACGTTGATTCAAACTTATAATAGCGTGCTCCAAAGTCGCGATCAGTACCGCTTGACCGTGGTTGCCCTGCTAAGCGGGTTAGCAGTCAAGGCCAGTGGCAATCACTGGGCGGTGGTCACCTTTGGCGGAATGGGGGCTAGTGCGCTGACCGTGATCAGCCTGGGGGTCATGGCCCTCATCTTGTGGTTCGGTTCGGCGGCCACGCTACGCTCCGGGATTTGGACCTGGTCGTTTAGTGGGAAATTACTGAGCTGTTTAGTGGTCATGACCTTAGGAGTCCGCGGCCTAGTCCGGGTGTTCCAGTGGGGCTGGCCGGCGGTGTATACGAGCCGATTGGCCGTCGGCGCCGCGTTGATCGTCGTGATTGGGGCGGGCGTCTGCCTATTCTTGGGGATGGCCTTAAGCTGTCGGTTACTGACCGTTCGGGAATGGTTAACTCTGCCCCACGCGGCGAGGTTATTACGATTTTGGCAAAAAATTAGCCAACATGGAGGAAAATAA
- a CDS encoding RNA-binding S4 domain-containing protein, which produces MRLDKFLKVSRIIKRRSVAKEIADKGRILVNGKVAKSSSNVATNDELVIKFGNKTLTVKVDALLETTKKDDAERMYTIVKEDYAQDFREN; this is translated from the coding sequence ATGCGTTTAGACAAATTTTTAAAGGTATCACGGATCATCAAGCGGCGCTCGGTTGCTAAGGAAATTGCGGATAAGGGTCGGATTTTAGTGAACGGGAAGGTCGCCAAGTCATCGAGTAACGTCGCAACGAACGATGAATTGGTGATTAAGTTCGGGAATAAAACGTTAACGGTCAAGGTCGATGCTTTACTGGAGACCACCAAAAAGGATGACGCCGAACGGATGTACACGATTGTCAAGGAAGACTACGCGCAAGATTTTCGCGAAAATTAG
- a CDS encoding septum formation initiator family protein has protein sequence MAGGKQPQTAKVQRLENDYTRRLARQKVAAKQTHHGLKRRRLRRMARILAVFAVFALILSVQLIRTNASLHHVDQQVTTSKQKLAQTKHTNAELKLEVKQLNNQDYLGQLIRSKYYYSKSGETIYSLPGDHASDVTAK, from the coding sequence ATGGCGGGCGGCAAACAACCGCAAACGGCGAAAGTACAACGCTTAGAAAACGATTACACACGGCGCTTGGCGCGACAAAAGGTTGCGGCCAAGCAAACGCATCATGGGCTTAAACGGCGACGTTTGCGCCGGATGGCCCGGATTTTAGCGGTTTTTGCCGTCTTTGCTTTAATTTTGAGTGTGCAATTAATTCGGACTAACGCCAGCCTGCATCACGTTGATCAGCAGGTCACGACCAGCAAACAAAAGTTGGCGCAGACGAAACATACCAATGCGGAATTAAAATTAGAAGTCAAGCAACTGAATAATCAGGATTACTTAGGCCAGTTAATTCGTTCGAAGTACTATTACTCCAAGTCAGGCGAGACGATTTATAGTCTCCCGGGGGACCATGCGAGCGACGTCACGGCGAAGTAA
- a CDS encoding S1 domain-containing RNA-binding protein, giving the protein MAIEVGAKVSGKVSGITNFGAFVDLGDHKTGLVHISEISDGYVKDIHDVLSVGDEVTVKVLTVGNDGKIGLSIRKAQDHPAAEHAHRPHNNDHRDHDRRGGNDHRGNFHNNGGDHGEHGHGGRRFENNGSRSHHGSANGRFAGHHSNHKENFDDMMSGFLKQSEDRLATIKRNTEGKRGGRGGRRS; this is encoded by the coding sequence ATGGCAATCGAGGTTGGAGCTAAGGTTTCCGGAAAGGTCTCTGGAATTACGAACTTTGGCGCATTTGTTGATTTGGGTGACCACAAGACCGGGTTAGTCCACATTAGTGAAATTTCTGACGGATACGTGAAGGACATCCACGACGTCTTATCCGTAGGTGACGAGGTCACGGTTAAGGTCTTAACTGTGGGGAATGATGGGAAGATTGGGTTGTCGATCCGGAAAGCACAGGATCATCCCGCAGCCGAACATGCTCATCGGCCACATAATAATGATCACCGTGACCATGATCGGCGCGGTGGCAACGACCATCGGGGGAACTTCCATAACAATGGCGGCGACCACGGTGAACATGGCCATGGCGGTCGGCGATTTGAGAATAACGGGTCACGGTCACACCATGGCTCCGCGAATGGTCGCTTTGCCGGTCATCACTCGAACCATAAAGAGAATTTTGACGATATGATGTCCGGGTTCTTGAAGCAAAGTGAGGACCGTTTAGCCACGATCAAGCGCAATACCGAAGGGAAGCGCGGCGGTCGTGGTGGTCGGCGTAGTTAG
- the tilS gene encoding tRNA lysidine(34) synthetase TilS encodes MTLEADFRRHWRTQNWGGPSRRGLVAVSTGVDSMVLLTLLTQLPRAERPQLTVVHVNHELRAQSTEEEAFLTRWCAQHELPLVVKHWPLATHPAHGTEEAARQFRYAFFAEQLRAQSADWVATAHQADEQAETILLKLLRGGQLAQLTGMTASRPLGTGRVIHPLLPFTKAQLRDYAQHHRLPWYEDATNQDLEASRNRVRHQLLPALQRENPQVVTHLGDYGQQLAAVLAVADRALDAQLATIMTSWTPATGNVATLLARPASEQRLLLARLIKRVAPTVSARPAHLTQTLQLFQNDQRATGEVSLGAGWRLRKEYRTFRVEKPEKFGKKSVADFSFMVDLNQWQPVGDNWLLGVFPATAAHRNPHRIVGLTAEDWPLTVRSWRATDRLRLISGHHQSVRRALINAKVPQQQRSQVAVLVTAQGTVLAALGVKWSVLPPRQHTTNYYIGIQPVSAKGEQHE; translated from the coding sequence GTGACGTTAGAAGCAGACTTTCGGCGGCATTGGCGAACGCAGAATTGGGGCGGTCCTAGCCGACGGGGACTGGTTGCCGTGTCCACGGGGGTGGATTCGATGGTCCTGTTAACTTTGCTGACCCAGTTACCGCGGGCTGAGCGCCCTCAATTGACGGTCGTGCACGTGAATCACGAATTACGCGCGCAAAGCACTGAGGAGGAAGCCTTCCTAACCCGGTGGTGTGCCCAACACGAATTACCGTTGGTGGTCAAGCATTGGCCGTTAGCCACGCATCCCGCTCACGGCACGGAGGAGGCGGCACGGCAGTTCCGGTATGCCTTTTTTGCCGAACAGTTAAGGGCCCAGTCAGCGGACTGGGTAGCGACGGCCCATCAGGCCGATGAGCAAGCCGAAACGATTCTGTTGAAGTTATTGCGCGGCGGTCAATTGGCCCAATTAACGGGAATGACGGCCAGTCGCCCCTTAGGGACGGGACGGGTCATTCACCCGTTATTGCCCTTTACGAAGGCCCAATTACGAGATTACGCGCAGCACCACCGCTTGCCCTGGTATGAGGACGCCACTAATCAGGACTTGGAGGCGAGTCGTAATCGGGTGCGCCACCAATTACTGCCTGCCTTGCAGCGGGAAAATCCGCAGGTGGTCACCCATTTGGGGGACTACGGGCAACAATTGGCGGCGGTTTTAGCGGTAGCGGATCGCGCACTGGACGCCCAACTCGCAACCATCATGACCAGCTGGACACCGGCTACCGGCAACGTGGCGACGTTACTGGCCCGGCCAGCTAGCGAACAGCGGCTACTTTTAGCCCGGTTGATCAAGCGAGTAGCGCCGACCGTCAGTGCCCGGCCAGCACATCTGACGCAAACCCTGCAGCTGTTTCAAAATGATCAACGGGCGACCGGTGAAGTGTCCTTAGGCGCCGGTTGGCGGTTGCGTAAAGAGTACCGGACATTTCGCGTTGAAAAACCCGAAAAATTCGGGAAAAAATCCGTGGCAGATTTTAGTTTTATGGTAGACTTAAACCAATGGCAACCGGTTGGGGACAACTGGTTGTTGGGTGTTTTTCCAGCGACTGCCGCGCACCGTAACCCTCACCGGATCGTGGGGTTAACGGCCGAAGACTGGCCGTTAACCGTGCGTTCCTGGCGCGCTACTGATCGACTCCGGTTGATTAGTGGGCACCATCAATCGGTACGGCGGGCGCTGATCAACGCAAAGGTCCCACAGCAACAACGGTCGCAAGTGGCCGTCTTAGTCACCGCTCAGGGAACCGTGTTGGCGGCTCTGGGCGTCAAGTGGTCGGTTTTACCACCACGACAGCACACCACAAACTATTACATTGGCATACAGCCTGTATCGGCGAAAGGGGAACAGCATGAATAA
- the hpt gene encoding hypoxanthine phosphoribosyltransferase, with product MNNDIEKVLYSEEDIAAACKRLGTQLAEDYQGKTPLIICVLKGAILFMTDVIRDMDIYAEIDFIDVSSYHGGTASTGTITLLKDLDTDVSGRDILLVEDIIDTGRTLKYLEDLLKDRNAKSIKVCTLMDKPSGRVVEAKADYVGFNVPSEFVVGYGLDYEEKYRNLPYVGVLKPAVYSDK from the coding sequence ATGAATAACGATATTGAAAAGGTCCTATATAGTGAGGAAGACATTGCCGCAGCCTGCAAACGACTCGGTACCCAACTGGCAGAGGATTATCAAGGAAAGACGCCATTAATCATCTGTGTCTTAAAAGGGGCCATCCTGTTTATGACGGACGTCATTCGGGACATGGACATTTACGCTGAGATTGATTTTATTGACGTGTCGAGTTATCACGGTGGGACGGCGTCAACTGGAACCATTACGTTGTTGAAAGATTTGGACACGGACGTCAGTGGTCGCGACATTTTGTTAGTTGAAGACATTATCGACACGGGCCGGACGTTGAAGTACTTAGAGGACCTCTTGAAGGACCGCAATGCCAAGTCGATTAAGGTCTGCACGTTGATGGATAAACCCAGTGGCCGAGTGGTTGAAGCTAAGGCAGACTACGTCGGATTTAACGTGCCGAGCGAGTTTGTGGTCGGCTATGGTTTGGACTACGAAGAAAAATATCGTAACCTCCCATACGTCGGTGTTCTGAAGCCGGCAGTTTACTCAGATAAATAA